AAACTTGcatttcttttttctaaaaGTTTCTAATTAGTTTCAACATTTGGCTCTTTTTGTAGAAAAACTATTGAAATACATTAAACAACCCAATAAATATCGAGTACGTTTTTTGATTAGATAACTCACTCTATGATGTTAGATTTGCTAGACGACGGTTAGCAAATGATGTAGCTTGCTCTTTAGCAAAGGCGACAAAATTTAcaactaattatttttatttcccatttgatttttaatgaaatgcattgaatttttatccttaaattaaataaataaaaaactggATACATGGAAAGACGgtcttttttattggttaaaaatacCTTTTAAATATAAACTTACGTACCCCTAAAAATATTGGACATTTGGACGGTCCAGATAAAAAGAAACACAGCACCTTGGACCTTCGACGTGTAATGTAACTGTAGCTGTACCTGCACGTAACGTTCATTCAATTATGAACACTTTCTTCGAATTTGTGTAATTAAGCAGATCGAAATCGAAATGGGTTTCGTTGTCACCTCGCTAATCTTCCTACTCATCGGAATCATCGCATGCCTATCTACAAGAATTTGCTTCAACAAAGGACCTTCTGCTAATCTGTATGCTTATTCTTCCACCGAACttcattatattgttttttagcattaaccctttttaatttcttcatttatttcgATTCTTAGATTAACATAATATCAATTATGCACTAAATTGGAGCAACTCACAATCTTATTTTAACTGAAGTAACCAAATACTTATTGGCTATGGTAAATTGTTATATAATTCTATTTTATATGGATGGTTGGATTGGATTATCTCGTAAtggttttattttctaaaaaaaaattcacctttactttttttttttttttttttggatttatgtATTTCCAGTGCCAAAACTAAGGAGCCTGTTTAGACtgatttatttgagcttatctacttgcataaacacttgtgaCATTGTCTGgcagaacttatgaaaatagcttctGACATGTTCGTAATCTGTTTtcggcttattttcataagctctcaaGAATGTCTAATGATAACAGGTTATAGAAATAGCATATTTATAAGCTGTTACATGATAATTATGCTAAGAGTTggaaaataagctgtttattTCAATAGGGTCTAAGACAAAAATGGTTGGACTAATTGATCATAATTGATAAGATAACTCTTCAAATGTTGTCTAAAGACTTTGGTTACACTTCATGGAAGGAAATGATTCCATAGATCACATTATACTTTTTAAGAATATCTTACAGAGAATCAAAATAAGTGCGTTCATTATCTGACATTAACTGATAGATTACAATTTTTTGCAGAGTAAGTTTCTGGGTGCCAACTTTTAATGTTTGTTAAAAGGCTAATGAATGTCTCTTTTACTTGATTTAGATTTTATCGACATCTTTCTGGGCAGGCTTTGTTGTTTAGTAccttattttgttatgaattgtttatgaaaatgcCACCTTGTTGTGTCTCGGTTCTCCCTCTAAAGAGAAGCTCCGTCTTTCAAAGTTCTTTTCTCTAATATCTTATTATTCTGTTGCAGATTTCACCTTACTTTGGTCCTTACATCAACAATATGCTGCTGGATGATGTAAGTCCGTGTTTGATTTAACATTCTTAGTTTGGTTTGTCTAATGTTTGTAATTGAATAGGCATTGCAATTCACAACTACGCTTACTTGGTATGGTATTGATCACTTGAAAAAGT
Above is a genomic segment from Medicago truncatula cultivar Jemalong A17 chromosome 5, MtrunA17r5.0-ANR, whole genome shotgun sequence containing:
- the LOC11425878 gene encoding V-type proton ATPase subunit e2, which encodes MGFVVTSLIFLLIGIIACLSTRICFNKGPSANLFHLTLVLTSTICCWMMWAIVYLAQMNPLIVPILSDGE